A window of Fusarium falciforme chromosome 1, complete sequence genomic DNA:
CTTAATATGGATGAAAGCAATATGAGCAGGGGATGTGTTGCAgctgaaggagagaaaaaCATGAGGTTGCAAGGCGTGATTCATCTTTTCTGCCTGGATCACGGGGTTTGAAGCTTCTCGTAGAGGGAAAGAACGTGGTGGATTTGCATTCGCGTAGGTTAGGTAGTTCCTTCCCAAGCGAAGTTGACGAAGGCCGCCTGGGCCGGGGCCGACCATCGCCAAGCCAGGGCAGGCGCGATCCGCTTATCACCACCTGGCACGGCCAGCACCCACCAGGTACGgtaggtacgtacctcccACCAGATGACCTCCCTCCTCAGTCCCTGCATTCCAAACCCTCCCCTGAGAGCTGCAGAGGTGCCCGCGCTGTGACGTGATGTCCGCCAACCCCGCTATGAGCTGCCGCGTGGCCCCGCACCCACCAGCGGCCACATCCATTCATTACCCAAGCTTGACAAACCATCCTTCCTTTCAACTACATCCACCAAGAGGCAGTTCACGATAGAGTCATCGCCATTGCTCACGAGAAACAACACACCTGCATTTCGTACATAGCCGAAAGCATCTCCAGCCAGCCACAATGTCGTCGCTCAAGGGTCCCTCCCCTCAACACCACGACGGCTCTAACCTGCGCATCGCCATCGTCCACGCCCGCTGGAATTCTACCATCATCGAGCCCCTCGTCACCGGCGCAaaggagaagctcctcgcCAGTGGCGTCAAGGAGTCCAACATTGTTGTCCAGTCTTGCCCCGGCTCTTGGGAGCTTCCCATTGCCGTCCAGCGGTATAGCCCTCTTCGCTCTTGTGTGCTGTCATCACAATGCTGACATATCCGGTTCCTTAGCCTCTTCTCTGCGTCCCAGATCCAGGGCACTGCTACTGGTGGTCCCTCCGCGACCGACCTTCTCGCCTCGTCGACTCCAGATCTCTCTACTCTCCCTGCGTCTTCGGGCCCCTTTGATGCCATCATTGCCGTTGGCGTTCTCATCAAGGGCGAGACCATGCACTTTGAGTACATCGCCGAGTCTACCTGCCAGGGCCTGATGCGTGTCCAGCTTGACACTGGCGTCCCCGTCATTCTCGGTGTCCTGACCGTTCTCACCGAAGACCAGGCCAAGGCTCGCGCCGGTGTCGAGGGCAAGGGCCACAACCACGGCGAGGACTGGGGCCTGGCCGCCGTTGAGATGGGCGTCAAGAGACGGGAATGGGCCAACGGAACCATTGACGGTTAAGCCTAGCAACATCAGAACAAAGCTCGAGCAAAGGAGCAAATAGCGATGACTGCGGGACTCTTGAATATCGGCGTTGAGTAACAATTGAAAAAAAGAGACAATAGACACCAGGTGGCAGAATACATCACCAAACGGCCTTGAACGATCAGATTTGAGACAATTCCAATAGTGACCCCCCAATTAGTCAATTACCGGCATAAAGGTTTATCTATCATGCACGCGACCTGATCCCACAGGCCGGTGCCCATCATTTCTTTCCATACGACGCCCAAACGAAAATCAGAGTTCTAGAATATACAAAGTTTGTATGGGGTTCCCAGCTGACGCTCGAGTTGGGCTAGTCCCAGGAATCTCCAGATGCAAAAGTAGGGCGTATAAATCCAatctttcctcctcctcttttaTAAACCTCGTGACATGACCCCTCTAGATCATCGTGCCTAGCTCACTCCCGAAtcccttcttgctcttccaaAGCGTTCGCTTCTTGTCTCGCTTGGCTTTCATGGCTTCCCAaccctcctcatcgtcgtcatctgaCCCGTCATTGGCAGTGTTGACTACGTTGATGGtagacttggacttggtctCATCCCACCGGCCGAGTGCCCCAGACATGGTGTTGGTCCGGCGATGGGGATCGGCCATCATAGGGTCAACAGCTTGAGACACGGGTCGGTAGCGCCCAGGAAGACCGATGTTGCTTCGCTCAGACGGCGCAATCGACGGAGTATAGCCCATCGGCAGTCCTCCGGCAATCGAGCCAGCATATCCAGCAGGAGGTGGCATCTGCATAAAAGAAGCCGAGCTGGGCTGGACCATGCTCATGGTGCGCATGCCAGCGTCCATGCGGCGAGGGGGCTCCAAAGCCGGTTCGAACATCATTGAGTGCCGTGATGAAAGATCGTTCATTGACTGCGTGGCGGGCAGTCCGCCATATGGTGGCTGCAACTGAGCCATGCcgttctgctgctgctgctggttgttggttgccATCATCTGCATGAACTGCATTTGCATCTGCATGAATTGCGACATCTGCTGGGTCATCTGGAGTTGAGCCTGATCTCCCACAGTGAGCTGCGGTGGAGGCATGGGCTGAAGCATGGGCTGCGACATTCCCATAGTGGGCATGTTGTACATGCCGCCCATCCCACCGCCAATTCCACCACCGTTGCCTACGTTGTTTATCAAACCGTTGGGGTTCTCAAAGGATCCTTGTGGCGCATTCAGACCAGGAATAAGTTTGGCGCCATTTGCTGCTGCACCACCACGGCGCATGGCCCTCGTTCGCTCCTCGTTGGCAATCACGCCAACGAGACCACCAGGAGGGAGGGGAccctgttgttgttgttgttgaggctCCGCCGAGGCAGGGATACCGCCACTGAAGGTCAACGATTCCCGCACAGCAGGCTTCGCAATGCTGGCACCAACAAACGGATCCTGAGGGAGGTTTCGTGCAAAGGCAGGAAGCATCGAGTGTCGCTGAGTCGAGTTTTCGCCCATAGCTGAACCAGGTCTCGGGGGCTGTAGCGAGGCAGATGCGCGCAGGTTTGGATTGGAACCCATGTTGCTTAGCCGGGTTGGAGGCCGGTTCTTATTAGGGAAACCGTGAGCCTGCAGAATGGCCAAGGggacctcgtcatcgtcatcttcgtcagAAATGCCAGTGGGAGGTCCTGGAGATGGGGTCTTCTTCATGAGGTGCAGCTGGGGTGCGCTCATCGAAGCGGCCAGTCCAGGGCGGTCAGGCGGGTGCATCTCGGGCTGCTCGCCAGTCACCTTCATCATCTGTTGTCGGTAAACGGCCATGTGGGCCTCCTGCTTTCTCCTCTGCTTCGCCTGCTGCTTCGACTTTTCGAtttcatcttcgtcgtcgtcgtagttgatctcatcttcgtcatcatcgtcattggCGGTCGCTTGGTGAGCGGTCTCGTTcgagtccttctccttgtcttgCCGATACTTCTCAAACTGAGCAGGAGTCATGACCTTGTTTCGTGGGGGACTGGGGGCTCGCGAGGTGTATCGATTGGCGATGCGTGACGAGTGCGCCAGGGTTCCTTCAAACATGTTGTCATCGCCCTTCTTGAAGCTAGAAGTGAGAGGCTTCCTGGTGAATGATGAAAAGGAGTCTTCATCTCGTCGGTAACGGCCAGAGGGAGGGTTGGAATCCGATAGCATACGTCCTACCGCGATGGAATCCTGCAGGAGTCtggcatcctcatcttcgataATATCGGACGGGCGGTTCGAGGTCTTGAACGAACTCTGGTGGCGTGGCACAGGTGGCGGCACGTCGATTTCCGGAGATGCCGGGGTGGAACCGAGAAGATTGTCATCCGAAGTGCGGCTGTTCCATGATTCGGGAGCGGGTTCGACATTGGCCGTCTTGTTGATGCTCAGGGGCgcgggctgggctgggcggTTGCCTGTCAAGGATCGAGGTGCGGCAGATCCATCGGTCTTCAAGGTAGCTACGCTGGCCCTCTTGTCAAAAGTGCTGAACATGGAACCAAAATCTCCGCCGAGATCCATCCCTCCGTTTTCCAACTTGGGCGGTGTGGCAGTGCTGGTCGTAGATTCGGTCATGCCCCTGGATCTTCCACTGAAGTCGTCGTGCTGGATCGAAGGAACGGGCGGTACGTCGGGGATCTCGTTCTTTGGGGCGGAGGCGTTGTGTTTTTTCTGGACGCCAAAAGAAAAAGTTCGACCCGCTCGGTTCAGAAAGCCGGACCCGCTCGACTTGGGGGCGTTTCGAGAGCCAAAGTCGTGCAGCGCCTTCTTGTGATAATGCTTGGGATCGTCCTGCCCCTCGAGGTTCGTCGAAGAGGGAGCAGTCGAGGCATTGCTGTGCCTTGATGAGGTATCAGTCGATGTGGCCTTGGTCGTATTGGACGCCCCACTTCCCCTGAGAAGGAGTCAGCGCCACGGTGCATGACTATTTTTGTCTCTGATTACAGAGCGAATGAAAAGTCGTGAAACAGCCCTGCGAACGAGTCGTACACGAGAAAAAGAAATGGACTCACCGGTTGCCACTCTTGAGATCAGCAAACATGTTATCCTCGCTGTCAAGATCCAGCTGGCTGGGCCGGGAGGCGTGAGAACCAGAagccctcgccatcctcgcaCCTCCGTCAAACGACTTGCCGAGAGAGGGGTCGTTTCGCTCAATGACTCGGAAAGATGATTGCTCCGGTGTCACTGAGCCATGCTGTAAATCTTCCGGGGTTGCGGTTGACTTCCGCCTGTTGAACGCGACACCGAATCTAGGCATGTAGAAGGTGGATCGAGAAATCGGTCTCAATTACTTGCAACCCATAAAACAGACTTTGGGGAGACCCAAATAGATCAGTCAAACAGAGCTGGATATTTGCAATCGTATACGTTGGGGGTTTGATGCCCGAGAAGAGTAAATGTCGAAGATTTGAAAATAAAGAAGAAAACGATCCAAAAACGAGATCCTAGAAAGGTCCGATGCGAGGGTATTCGAGGCGGATCGTGTCAAGGAACAAATATGCGGAGTGAGACGGGTAACTGCATGATGGTAGGATCGCAGGTCAGCAGAGGCTGGGGAAACCAAAGGATGTAACGATGCAGTCGTAGCCGTTACTCTAGAGCAAAGTAAAAGGAGAAGGCAAGAAACAGAGCCGAAAATCAAAGGGGAATCCTGACGAGCGGGCGGGCGTTCGTCCGTGTGATGTTGGGGGCAACCAGGCTTTCTTTATCGGATCAAGCCAAGCAACGGCGAGAGCGGCTTGGAGCTAAAGCCGTGGACATGAAACTGGGTGGTTGGCGGAGAGCGGGCGGCATGTGTCATGGAAGGCAAAGAAAGTTGAGACTCACATTAATCTCCAGAAACGAAAGACGGACGGTTGGTATTAGGAGGAGCAAAAAGTGGCTGGCTAGCCGGAAGAGGACGGACGGCCAAGTGCGAGAGCGAAAGTGAAAGCAGAGGCGGCAAACGAGTCGAGTCGTCCAAGGGGCGAAGGCAGCGGCTAAATGTCGACAACGTGAAGAAATGCAACAGTCGAAAGGCGGGAGATGCAGCGGCTGTGATTAGGGGGGGAAAGcgagtggtggtggtgaggttTGAATGAGAGAAAGATGGCGAACAAAAGCGAGTGGCCCGACAGGTGATGGATGGGCGAACGAGGAGCACGACAACGGGGACCGGGCGTTGCACAGTGCGCGGATACAGTGTGGCGTCAGCGGTACGGGTCTTGGGTCCTTCCCCCGTGGCTTTAGGTGGCTACGGCCTGGTGTCTCTGCAGGAAAATCGTTCGGAGACAGCGAATGTGGGCAGCAGGAGGAATGCGCTTGCGGGTCGATACGACGATTGTGTATTGCCGGGTTTGTATCGACGGTCACCACTGTTCGGCGGAATAATAACGAGCGAGCGGGCGAGCGATCGATCGAGAAGGCGAACAGACGGACGGATGGGCAGACTCGAGCAagacgctgctgctggcgaCCAGAGGGTTAAGGGGTGGCGGCCGACTGGACTTGAGAGGGACGAGAGCAAGAGGATCAAAAGTGGCTATCGGCTGGGGGAGCGAAGTGTTATTATTTCCCTAGACGCCGCCAACGCAGCGTCGTCCTCTTGGGGGGCTACATGAGGTCTAGTCAGATCTCGTAAGCCACCCCAGCTCCAGAGCGAGCGAGGTGCCAACGGACGGAGGCCCAGCAGGAGAGGCTTGACCAAAGGGGTCCCTCTGGCTCTTGGCTTTGAGGAGTGCAGTACGGTGAGGTGCTGGAGGCCCATCCATCGTCacgtccagtccagtccgtATCCTGTCCCGACTACCACCTCGCTAGCGGCGTTGCTCCATGGATGGGAGCAAGCGAACCCCCCATGTCGCTGGGACCACGGTCACGGTCACGGCCGCTGAaccacggccacggccatgaccatgaccCTGCTGCCAATGGCATGGCCACGGCAATGAGAATCTGCTGTGCTGCGGGCTATGTCCCTAGGTCCAGAGAGGGTGATGCTCAGCCGGCCCAGATGCCAGCCTAAGCCCCAGGGGTCAGGTTCAGCTAGAGCCTTGAGTGGCTCCCTGGCCAACCACCCCCAGAAGGCAACATGGGATGATTGCTATTTTAACTGGCGGCCAGCGTGTGAGGGTTGGAAGAGGGACGCTAGTCTCAAAGACGTCCCCGAGACAGTCTTTTTTCAATGGACTTCCAGTGTGGGAGACTGAGCCCGGAACAATGAGTGAGGCGTGggccaggccaagaagggacAAGACATAATGGGGGTCTTCCATCACCAGCTACATACAGGCCGGAGAGACGCAAAAAAAAGAGGCGCGAGAGACGAAGAAAGACAGCCATCCTCATGCACCCACGGGCACCGAGACGCCAGGGCCGCCAGGGGATCCAGGcatgtgcctgtgcctgcaCCTTTGCAGCAGCAGGCAGCGCCCACATGCTCCAGTAAATTGGGTGGCATCGGAGCGAAGCAATACTTTGCCGATAGCGTCCTCTGGGCGTGCGTGCCTTGTCTGGTACGGATGCGTCCCGTGCCGTGCTCTGCCATCTtttccttggtctcctcccGGTTCTGGGGAGGGACGGCAGATGGGCTGCGAGTTTGATCACAGCACGAGTGAGCACAACAAAGTGCAAAAGAACAAGGGACAGCGTCAAGTAAGTCAGTGAGTGAGAATGAATGAGTGAGTGAACCAGGTTTGCCCGGAGCCGGTGGATGTGGATACTTGAATGTCTCACAGAAAGAGCAACGGCATCCGTCCATCGCTGTCGTTGCGTTGCTGCATCCCGTCATGCTGCTAGCGTCGAGATCCATCTTCGGCTCTTTTGCTCTTAACGACTGGCTCCTGTTGCGTCGCGAATGGGATCTGTTCGCTTTTCGAGTTCTCACCAGCTGAACGATAAGGACAACGAGATTTGGGCTGACGAACTATTATTGCCGGGCGCCTAAAGCTCTCTAGGGCTGATTCGGCAACATGTTAATGCAGCAACGGAACGAGCGTGGCCAGGGCAGCCCAGGGCCCGGGGGACAGGTGGagatttttccttttttatgATTCAATATTTGGCTCGACGAGTTGAGTTGCTTGCCTGTTTGCTTGCTGGCTTGGGTTTCACTCATTTAATGTCCACCACCCCCAGAAGAGTTCCTGGGGCTTCAGTCAGTGCCGAGGTTCTACGGAGTGACTCCAGTTGAGTGCGTGCCTGGGTATCCGTAAAATGCACATGCACAGTATACATCCACTTGGTTCAGACAAAAGACTTGCGGTTTCTATTTCAGTGCCCATTATCTAAGCTAACTAGTACAGTATAACGTCAGGGTCAAGAGAAAAGAATGGGGACGGTTGTGGAGTTGATGGGCAAGGTCGTTGAGAGTTCCAGAAGACCATCGTGCCTCATACTGTGCAGGTTGTGGAAAAGAGAGAGACCCTCCAATATTATTCCAAGTCAAAGAACGAACACGTTGGGAAAGAAGGTGATTATTCTGGCACACCGGAAGTGCCAAGTCCACCAGGTGCAACCCGGCGGCTTCGGATATTGGATCTGTCTGAAAGAACTCAAAGACGTGGGCGTGGCTCCCGTTGTggcctctttttctttttttccctttggGCTGGCCGGGGTGGTTCAGGGCCACTGGGGTcaagccaggccaggcccCGCCAGGGGACCATTGACAATCTCCATGGAGCTTGTGGAGCTCATGGTGGATGGAAAAACAacacagcaacaacaacacgaCGGGCAGCCCTGAACCAAAAAGAGACACGAACCAGAGAGTTCCCACTTGAAAGGAGCCATGGCCCCATGCGGGAACCGACCCCGGCCTGTCGATGGATCTTGGACGACTTTCCTTTCATCTTCCGGAATCATGGAATCATGGATCGAGTCGCTCTCTTTCAAACATGCCCTGGTCTACGACTTTGCTGCCGCTGACGTTTGCAACGGGGTGCGATCTACAGGAGGGAGTTGTCGATCACCAACCAGCACGAGAAGGGAAATCTCGGGCTTCACGGCGTGTGTCCTCTCTGTCCTGCACGAAAAACTTGGTTCAGAGCCCATGAAGGGGAAGGGAAATTTTAATACGAtgcgacgacggcgacgatgTGCGCCCGTTCACACCCATTACTGTACTCGGCTTGCACTGTGAAGGTGCCTGGCCGGGCTTCCCACTCACACACACTGGACACATGGACTCACCCCCCCATGCCATGCCCTCCATGCAGCCGAATCGATGCTAGCGAGTCCAATATTCTCAGAAACTCAGGCCTGATCGGGTCAAGTCAGGTACGCGTCTCGTCAGTCGACAATCATCGCTCACTCAAAAGAGAGCGAGGGccctcctttttttttcttccctgCTGCGCTTCTGCAGCAGCTCACTCTTCTCCCCCCTCCCTGTCCTCCAGGTGGACCGGCTCGGCGTATTTAGATCAAGACTTGGCCAATGCTTGCCTCCATCCAGGGGGCCCAACCGTCTTTCGTCTGTTCTCCATCGGTGATGTGCAGAGGGAGATGTGAGATTCGtatgggatggatgagagAAGTGTGCCTGAAGTTAATTATCCGCGCCTCGCCCTTCCATCATCGGTGTCGCCTCGAAAAAAGGGAATATTGTCCTGGGAAACATCCTCGAGCCTGGGACAAGTGTCACGCTGGATTCTACGCTTCCATCCGTAGAAGGCCTCCCTCTCCGACGGTTGTGTGCCGTGCCACGGCAGCTTTGCTTTTCCGCTTCTGCACGGAGTACAGGCAGGGCTGTGTTGTATAGGGATCCAATGTGGATGCAATAAGGCTGGAGCGGCTTGATTATGGCTGAGCAGTCGCAGCGTCCAGTAGGCAGCTGAGATGCAAGCTGACAGTTGTGGGCTGGCTGACGGTCCGTAAACGCTATTATCACGCTGATGCTCATCATTCATTCAATCTGCTCGGCTCGGGACCTCCTGGCCTGGTCGCTTGCTTGCTCGCATACATCTGGCTTCGATGCAAAACGGCATATTCAGCTGGTCCCCCGGTGCCGGGCGCGGCTCGCTCGTCTCACGTCACTCCCAACCCGAGCAAGCGAGAGCCGCCTCGAGCGGACGGAGCAGGTACGCCATTACACAGTACGTGGAGAGATTCGGTACGTGTTCAACTTGGCTTCTATTAAAGGCACAAGCAAGCATCGAGCTCCCGTCACCCGATCCATGGCCGGTTGAAGCTTGTTTTCGAATCCCTTCTCCAGTTTTATGCGACCCCCCTCCCTTTTCCTCCAACTGCCCCAAGGTCCCTGCAACATTTCGTATGGTTGGCCCCATACAGTAGGTAGCAATGGATGTGCAGAGGAGGTCCCTCCCCACCAGGCCAGGGGTTAGACAGTACAGTAAAGAGGATCGCTGTGAGtgtgtgttgttgttgctcgTTGTGTGTGCTGTCATCAAGCGCGTCGAGTTGAGGAAAACCTATGTGCAATAACAAGGGGGATGCCTTGCAACACGTCAATAAGGAACAAGCGGACAAACCGCAACTCACGGAGCCTTGCCGTTTCTCCTTGTACGCCGGCCGTTATTAACAAGGGCTATGCCCCCTTGACCCCTTCAAACCCAGTCATCGTCATAAGCGACCAACTTTGTTCCTTTGGAGAACTCGGTGACGGTTCATCGTGATCATGTTCCTGGTAACTAACTGGGGGCCAAACCAAGGCAAAGGAAAGCATGAGGCTCCACCACGGATACTTTGTTGAGAAGCATTCTTCGATCCATTGCTTGTGCTAGTGCTAGCCACTCACCCGGGTTCGATCACCGCTGCTCGATGTCGTCGACAAGCGATGTGCGCATCCGGTTGGTTCCCATATATCGAAGGGGACTTGTGAGACAGAGCAGCAGCTTGAACAATGCCGATGCACGTCAAACACATGAATTGCGCGGCCTTGGTGGATCTTTTGCCCCTCCGATGCACTAAAttccaagacaagacagagACAACCTAGATGTGTGCCGCACAGTGTGCTGGAGGGATTGGACAAGGGTGATTGTTGACAAGAGAGTGCAGCCGTTTTTGCATTCCGCATATCTAGAAGAATGGGGGTTGAGAGGCTCTCGAGCTCGACCACGCTTCACGGCGCTGCGCTGAAACATCAGAACGAGGCGAAAGCCTCAATCAACAATTCCACATGGTGCTTGTAGTTTGTAAGCGGGCTTGCAGCGTACAGCACCTGGGCTTGGCTGGAATGGATGTGACCGTCCAATGCTAATCTCGGAGACCTACGAGCCAAAAACTGGCTGTCGGATCATGGTGATTGGAAAACCCCATGTGAAGGTTAACTTGTTTTGCCAGGGCGGCCAAGTCAGTCAGCAACGCTCTCACCAGCCATCCAACCCATTCAACAGCAACTCAACTCTCAGCAGCTGCATGTTCAACAGCTGAGAGTCAAGAAGAGAGGCAACTTGACCAGCGATTGGACATGATCCCGCCACCCCGATGATGCGCCTGCGCTTGCGGCTGTTGCAACTTTGAGTTGGTTGGCTCTTGCACATGCAGTCCATGGCAGCGAAGCCACGGAGGCCGCTGAAACACGCAGCGTAGAAGCTTAAGCGTGAGATGCTACACGGTGATGTgtgcatgatgatgatgatggatggccaATTGCCTCCGTGGTCTTGGCCGTACCCTCCCGATCGAGCACAGCGCGTCCGCTCTCCGACGGCTCCTGGCGGGAAGTTTGAGGTACGGTATCATCGCCCAGTCACATCCAACCAGCGACATCATCCGATTAAAGTCCAGATGCCATTCCTAGCTTCGTGCTTCCCCGTTGGCAGCAAAAGTTGCGAGCGTAAAAGGCCAGCCtcgtatttttttttctccttcctTCTTGTTACATCATTGGTAGGCTCAAACCCCCCCCCTGGCTGTAAAACCTTTGACATATATGGTGGAAACTGGGAAGAGGCGAGCTGAACCGGACCATTAATGCACCGACTTCCTGGATGGACGGGACGGGAtgcgggatgggatggagttGAGATAAGGTAAAAGATTTGACGATTGAATTGAAGAAAACGAGATGAAAATTGCTTTTCAGGGTATAGC
This region includes:
- a CDS encoding 6,7-dimethyl-8-ribityllumazine synthase gives rise to the protein MSSLKGPSPQHHDGSNLRIAIVHARWNSTIIEPLVTGAKEKLLASGVKESNIVVQSCPGSWELPIAVQRLFSASQIQGTATGGPSATDLLASSTPDLSTLPASSGPFDAIIAVGVLIKGETMHFEYIAESTCQGLMRVQLDTGVPVILGVLTVLTEDQAKARAGVEGKGHNHGEDWGLAAVEMGVKRREWANGTIDG